In Candidatus Hydrogenedentota bacterium, the genomic window CGCGGCCCGGGCGGTAGTGGCGGCGGAGACGTACGGCGGCCTCGTCGAAGCGGGCGTGGGCATCATCCCGGCCGGCGGCGGCACCAAGGAAATGCTGCGCCGCGCCCTTGCGTACGTGCCCGAAACGGTGGTCCAAGGCGACCCGTTCCCCTACGTGCGCCGCGCCTTCGAAACCATCGGCATGGCGAAGGTCAGCACGAGCGGCCCCGAACTGATCAAGCTGGGGTACCTGACCGAGAACGAGTTTGTATGCATCAACGACCACCATCAGGTCAAACGGGCCAAGGATGTCTGCCGAAGCCTCGTTATCGCCGGGTATATCCCGCCGAAACCCGCGAAACTGGCCGTGTTGGGCGAATCGGTCCGGGCCGCATTCCGCTCAGTGGTGTATCAGATGCAATTGTCGGGCTGGGCGACCGAACATGATGCGCTCATCACCGAGCACCTGGCCAGAACGCTAACGGGCGGCGACCGCTTGCCCGGACAGGAGATGACCGAGCAGGACGTGCTCGACCTCGAACGCGAATCCATGCTTTCGCTGTGCGGCACGGAAAAAACCCGGGCGCGAATGCAATACATGCTGCAGACAGGCAAACCCTTGCGGAACTAGCCGCATCGAGAGCGGATGTCAATGATGCTCGTGAACAGCACGCCCGTTCAGCCCAGGCCGGCGCCCCGGGCGGTAGGAGGATAAGGCAATGCAGAATGTGTACGTCGTTTCGGCCGTGCGCACGGCCATCGGCAAAGCAAAAAAGGGCACACTGGCGAATTACCGGCCGGACGAGATGGCGGCCGCGGTCGTCAAGGAAGTCGTTGACCGGGCGGGCGTGCCCGCCGGCCGCGTTCAGGACATTGTCCTGGGATGCGCCTTTCCGGAAGGATGCCAGGGAATGAACGTTGCCCGCGTGGCCCAGGCGCGCGCGGGCATTCCCGACAGTGTGCCCGCGATTACCATCAACCGGTTCTGCTCGTCGGGTCTCGAGGCCCAAGCCATCGTGGGGGCGAAGCTCGAGGCGGGCCTGCTCGATGCGGCCGTGGCGGGGGGCGTCGAGTCCATGAGCGCTATCCCGATGGGCGGATTGAAATACGAACCCAACCCTGAGCTGACGCGGGTGCGGCCCGAAGTCTATATCGGCATGGGCCTTTGCGGCGACAATGTGGCCCGCGAGTTCAAGATCGGCCGGCAACAGTTGGACGAGTGGGCCTTGCGCAGCCATCAGTGTGCAGTCAATGCTATTGATAAGGGTCTGTTCGTCGACGAGATCGTGCCTCTGGACGTGCCCGCGCCAAACGGGTCCGTATGGTTCGACACCGACGAGGGGCCCCGGCGGGATACCTCGATGGAGGCCCTTTCGAAGCTGAAACCCGCGTTTGCCACGCCCGAGCGCGGCTTCTGCACGGCGGGCAACTCGAGTCAGACAAGCGACGGCGCGGCGGCCGTGTGTCTCATGAACAAGAGAACGCTGGATGAATTCGGGCTGACGCCCCTTGCGCGCCTTCGCGGCTACGCGGTTGCCGCGGGCGACCCGCGATTCCTGGGACCCGCCCAGCTCGAAGCCATCCCGAAAGCCTGCGAGCAGGCGGGCATCAAGCCCGGCGACCTCGGCCTCATCGAAAACAACGAGGCCTTTGCCTCACAGTGCCTTTATGTCGTGCGCGAAATGAAGTTCGACCCCGAGAAGGTCAATGTCAACGGCGGCGCCATCGCTTTGGGACACCCCCTCGGGTGCACCGGCGCGAAGCTCACGGTCCAACTCCTGCACGAGATGAAGCGGCGGGGCGTGAAGTACGGGCTGGTGACCATGTGCATCGGCGGGGGCATGGGCGCTGCCGGCGTGTTCGAACTCTGCCAATAAGGGGTCCGAGCCACTACCCTGACTACTATCAGAAGCTCAGGCACGGGGAGGCGATCGTCATGCGCGCCAACACCATTTCTCGACGGAGATTCATGTACCTTGGCAGCGCCGCCGCCGCGGGCCTTGTGGCTTCCTTCACCCGCACGAGCCGCGCTCAAGCCCCGAAGCGCCCGCCGAACTTCGTCATCATTTTCACCGACGACCAAGGCTATAACGACGCCGGGTGTTTTGGCTCGAGACGCATCAAAACCCCCAACCTCGACCGCATGGCCGCCGAAGGCGCCCGCCTGACCAGCTTCTATTCCGCCGCGCCGGTATGCACGCCATCGCGCGCGGCCCTGTTGACCGGCTGCTATCCCCAGCGCGTCGGGCTCGCGGCCATCCCCCGCCACGAAGGCGACCTGACCGCGCCGCCCCATCATGTCATGCGCCAAGACTCGCCCTTCGGCCTGCATCCCAGCGAAATCACGCTCGCCGAACTGCTCAGGAACGCCGGGTACGCCACGGGCTGCATCGGCAAATGGCATCTCGGCCACCTGCCGCCGTTCCTCCCGCCCAACCACGGGTTCGACTACTACTTCGGCCTGCCCTACAGCAACGACATGCCCCCCGTGTACCTCATTCGCGGCACCGAAACCATCGAGACGGACGTCAACCAGGAAACCCTCACCGAGCGCTACACCGAAGAAGCCGTCCAGTTCATACGCGGCCACAAAGACGTGCCGTTCTTCCTCTACGTGCCCCACAGCATGCCTCATGTGCCGCTGTTCGTCTCCGGCCGGTTCCGGGGCAAGTCCGAAGGCGGGCTGTACGGCGACGTCATCGAAACCATCGACTGGGGCGCCGGCCAAATCCTCGACACGCTCAAGGAACTCGGCCTCGACAGCGACACCCTGGTCCTGTTCACCTCCGACAACGGACCCTGGTACATCAAGGGCGAGGATGGCGGAAACGCGACCCCCTGGCGCGCCGGTAAAGGCACCACCTACGAAGGAGGCATGCGCGTCCCCTGTATCGTGCGCTGGCCCGGGCATATCCCCGCGGGACTCGTCTCCGGCGAAATCGCTACGTCGATGGACATCTATCCGACGTTCGCGCACCTCGCCGGGCTTCAAGTGCCCCAGGACCGCATCATCGACGGCAGAAACATCTGGCCCATACTCAGCGAACCCGGCGCGAAAACGCCTCACGAAGCGTTTTACTACTATTTCGGCAACGAACTTCACGCGGTACGCAGCGGTAACTGGAAGCTGCGCCTCGAAACCACCCTGCGCGACGAAGACATCTACCGCCGCACCCCCAACCTCGATACCCCCATGCCCGAGGCCCTCTACAATCTCGACGTCGACCCCGGCGAGCAGAAATCGGTCCACAAGGACCATCCCGACGTCGTCAAACGCCTCCACGAACTCGCCGAGAAAGCCCGCAACGACCTCGGCGACGCCCGCACCGGCGTCACGGGCAAGAATGTCCGCCCCATCGGCACGCTCAAGGATGTCCAAGGCTAGCGCTGGGGCCCATCCCTTGTGTCGCGAGACACGCGCCCGCCTTTGCCCTCCTTCCCGCGCCTCAGCCGTGGACGGAATGGCTGAGGGCTGCCTCCTACAACCTTTCCTCGATCTTCCTGATTTCTTTCAGGGCGGTGTGGAGGAAATCCGCGACATCTTCGAGGCCTTGGGTGTGCTCCGTGGCCAGAAAGGCGTCCACGGATTGCATGGCGACATACGGGGCGACCACCATGCTGCCCATGGTCAACACGTTGGCGTTGTTTACGGCGCGGCACATGCGCGCGGTGAATTCGCTTTCGATGACGCTGGCGTATATGCCTTTGAACTTGTTTGCCACAATGGCCATGCCCATGCCGGTGCCGCATACGAGCACGGCGCGCTCCGCCGTTCCGGCCTGGAGCTTTTTCGCGGCCTCCGCGGCCACTTCGTAATACGGGCGGTCATGACCCGCCGAACCCCCGATATCCACTACCTCGTGACCGTGCTTTGCCAAATGCTGTTTCACGGCGTCCTTCAAGTCCACGCCCCATGCATCCGCGCCTACGATGATCTTCATCTTTCACTCCTTAGAAACTGAACTTGTTGCAGCTGGCGTTCAGCAGCGCCGCCTTCAGCTTGGATCTCAAGGCAACACGATACATCATAGCCGAAGGAAAATGCTCCTTCGGGAAAGCGGACCGCGCGGGCGCACTGCAATACGCCCCACCCGGGCTGGCCAACAGACGCCGCTCCCCATGCGCATGCGCCGGTGCACCCCCGTCAATCCCCGCCCTGTGCCAAAAAGACACCGGGGACGCCGTTCCTGGAACGGGCCACTCACTCCGTGTCACGAACCGCGCGGGTTCTAACAGCCACGCAGCGCCAGGAACCCTGGCGGGTGGGTTGTTCGAGGTTGCGGCAAAGGCGTTCCAGGAATTCCGGCCTCGGGATCTCGCGCGCCCCCAAGCGCAACAAATGTCCGTTCGGAACCTGGCAGTCGATGAATTCGAAGTCCCATGCGCGGCACAGCTCGACCAGCGCCGAGAGCGCCGCCTTCGATGCGTCCGTGACCTGCGTGAACATCGATTCGCCGAAAAAGCATGTTCCCAGCGAGAGCCCGTAGAGTCCGCCGGCGAGGGACCCCTCCTGCCAGCATTCGACGGAATGGGCGTAACCCAATTCGTGCAATCGCGTGTAGGCGCGTTTCATCGCCCCCGTGATCCAGGTGCCTTCGCCATAACTCCGGGGCGCTGCCGCGCACGCCGCGATGACTTTCTTGAATGCCGTGTCGAAACGGACCTCGAACGCGCCCCGTTTAAGGGTCTTCCACAGGCTCCGCGAACAGTGAAACTCATCAGGAAACAGGACCATGCGCGGGTCCGGCGACCACCAGAGGATCGGCTGACCGTCCGAGTACCACGGGAAGATGCCGGCCTGATACGCAGCGAGAAGCCGCTCGGGCCGCAGGTCGCCGCCAACGGCGAGCAGGCCGTCTTCATCCGCAAGATGCGGCGGCGGAAACACTAATTCACGGGTTAATCGGAATATGGGCATGGCATGAACAGTCCGCACGCGCGTTCGCGCACTCTATTCTCCTACGCGTCTTCAAACTTGAAGGCGATGGCGTCCCCGTCGACGGTTATCAGCACGCGGCCGCCCTTCTCGAGTTTTCCGAACAACAGTTCGTCGCTCAGGCGATCTTTGACCTCGGTCTGGATGAGCCGTTTGAGGGGCCGCGCGCCGAATTTGGGGTCGTAGCCGTGGTTGGCGAGCCAGGTGCGGGCTTCGTCCGTAAGACCCAGCGTGACCTTCTGCACCACGAGCCGGGCCTGCAATTCGCCGATAAACTTGTCTACAACGCGCTCGATGATGTCCTGGGGCAAAGCGTTGAACGACACGATAGCGTCGAGACGATTGCGGAATTCAGGGCTGAACGTCTTCTCGACCGCGCGCATGGCCTTGCCCTGGCCGCTCTCGAGCTCACGATCGCCGAAACCCATGGTGCGCGCCGCCATGTCACGCGCGCCCACGTTCGAGGTCATCACGAGAACCACATTGCGAAAATCCGCGCGTTTGCCGTTGTTGTCCGTCAGAGTGGCGTGGTCCATGACCTGCAGGAGAATGTTGAAGATGTCGGGGTGAGCCTTTTCGATCTCATCAAGAAGCAAAACGCAATAAGGGTGTTTCCGGATCTCGTCGGTCAGCAGTCCTCCCTGGTCGAAGCCCACATATCCCGGAGGCGCGCCGATAAGCCGCGCCACGGCGTGTTTCTCCATGTACTCGCTCATGTCGTACCGCGCGAAATGAACGCCCATCACCGCCGCGAGCTGCCGTGCGACCTCGGTCTTGCCCACGCCTGTCGGCCCGATGAACAGGAAATTGCCGATAGGGCTCTCCTCGTTGCCAAGCCCCGCCCGGGAACGCTTGATCGACGTGGCCACGACGCGGATCGCGTCGTCCTGTCCGAACACCACGCGCTTCATCTCCGCCTCGAG contains:
- a CDS encoding thiolase family protein; this encodes MQNVYVVSAVRTAIGKAKKGTLANYRPDEMAAAVVKEVVDRAGVPAGRVQDIVLGCAFPEGCQGMNVARVAQARAGIPDSVPAITINRFCSSGLEAQAIVGAKLEAGLLDAAVAGGVESMSAIPMGGLKYEPNPELTRVRPEVYIGMGLCGDNVAREFKIGRQQLDEWALRSHQCAVNAIDKGLFVDEIVPLDVPAPNGSVWFDTDEGPRRDTSMEALSKLKPAFATPERGFCTAGNSSQTSDGAAAVCLMNKRTLDEFGLTPLARLRGYAVAAGDPRFLGPAQLEAIPKACEQAGIKPGDLGLIENNEAFASQCLYVVREMKFDPEKVNVNGGAIALGHPLGCTGAKLTVQLLHEMKRRGVKYGLVTMCIGGGMGAAGVFELCQ
- a CDS encoding sulfatase — its product is MRANTISRRRFMYLGSAAAAGLVASFTRTSRAQAPKRPPNFVIIFTDDQGYNDAGCFGSRRIKTPNLDRMAAEGARLTSFYSAAPVCTPSRAALLTGCYPQRVGLAAIPRHEGDLTAPPHHVMRQDSPFGLHPSEITLAELLRNAGYATGCIGKWHLGHLPPFLPPNHGFDYYFGLPYSNDMPPVYLIRGTETIETDVNQETLTERYTEEAVQFIRGHKDVPFFLYVPHSMPHVPLFVSGRFRGKSEGGLYGDVIETIDWGAGQILDTLKELGLDSDTLVLFTSDNGPWYIKGEDGGNATPWRAGKGTTYEGGMRVPCIVRWPGHIPAGLVSGEIATSMDIYPTFAHLAGLQVPQDRIIDGRNIWPILSEPGAKTPHEAFYYYFGNELHAVRSGNWKLRLETTLRDEDIYRRTPNLDTPMPEALYNLDVDPGEQKSVHKDHPDVVKRLHELAEKARNDLGDARTGVTGKNVRPIGTLKDVQG
- a CDS encoding RpiB/LacA/LacB family sugar-phosphate isomerase, with the translated sequence MKIIVGADAWGVDLKDAVKQHLAKHGHEVVDIGGSAGHDRPYYEVAAEAAKKLQAGTAERAVLVCGTGMGMAIVANKFKGIYASVIESEFTARMCRAVNNANVLTMGSMVVAPYVAMQSVDAFLATEHTQGLEDVADFLHTALKEIRKIEERL
- the aat gene encoding leucyl/phenylalanyl-tRNA--protein transferase; this translates as MPIFRLTRELVFPPPHLADEDGLLAVGGDLRPERLLAAYQAGIFPWYSDGQPILWWSPDPRMVLFPDEFHCSRSLWKTLKRGAFEVRFDTAFKKVIAACAAAPRSYGEGTWITGAMKRAYTRLHELGYAHSVECWQEGSLAGGLYGLSLGTCFFGESMFTQVTDASKAALSALVELCRAWDFEFIDCQVPNGHLLRLGAREIPRPEFLERLCRNLEQPTRQGSWRCVAVRTRAVRDTE